In Streptomyces nodosus, one DNA window encodes the following:
- a CDS encoding Uma2 family endonuclease has translation MSALIISHNADQGWEGLVRFREETDWPEGSRVEIIEGIITVAPPPSEKHNDTTELLHERLYGALPPNCDWGVYRTLGLTCPETGSLFVPDLCVVPRAFLRRGTRVHVGDAELVVEVTSRRDAHHDRIKKAHGCAAGGVPFYLLLDPWHSGRPTATLYGEPQNGTYRVLASVEYGDELKLPEPFKLILDTGIFPASEV, from the coding sequence ATGAGCGCACTCATCATCAGCCACAACGCCGATCAGGGCTGGGAAGGCCTCGTCCGGTTCCGGGAGGAGACGGACTGGCCCGAGGGCAGCAGGGTGGAGATCATCGAGGGGATCATCACCGTGGCGCCACCGCCGTCCGAAAAGCACAACGACACCACTGAGCTGCTTCACGAACGCCTGTACGGCGCGCTTCCGCCCAATTGCGACTGGGGTGTCTATCGGACGCTCGGGCTGACGTGCCCGGAGACAGGCAGTCTGTTCGTCCCTGACCTGTGCGTGGTGCCGAGGGCTTTCCTGCGCCGCGGCACGCGGGTGCATGTCGGCGACGCGGAACTGGTCGTCGAGGTCACGTCTCGGAGAGACGCCCATCACGACCGCATCAAGAAGGCCCATGGCTGCGCCGCCGGAGGCGTGCCGTTCTACCTCCTCCTGGACCCCTGGCATTCGGGCCGTCCCACGGCAACGCTCTACGGCGAGCCGCAGAACGGCACGTACCGGGTCCTCGCATCGGTCGAGTACGGCGACGAGCTCAAACTCCCCGAGCCGTTCAAACTGATCCTCGACACCGGCATCTTTCCGGCGTCCGAGGTGTAG
- a CDS encoding sensor histidine kinase, translating into MRRLSLRARLGLLAAAAVAVAVTGVAVTAWLLTERQLNSQLDSNLRSVQASPAYIQGLLRMCQVQELPTEQNKGDRTPTPYTVQVVTGDGTVCTAPGSSAIKVGAGDLAVALGLRENSLHDAVSEEGQAMRVATSRPDSLPQMSGNYAVSIAQPLSVISKPLNSLAWLLLGVAGVGVVGAATAGVGIARAGLRPMKQLMDVTEHIARTEDLSVRIRVDGDDEIARLAESFNAMTAALASSRERQQQLVADAGHELRTPLTSLRTNIELMMRSEKTGRELPPDVRRDLLSSVEAQITELAGLIGDIQELSRPDAAPGSASMRLVALHEGAERALARARLRGKELTFTCELEDWFVWGEPAALERAIVNLLDNAVKFSPAGGTVSLRLQGGRLSIKDEGPGVPPDELPYVFERFWRSPSARSLPGSGLGLAIVARAVQASGGTVGLHQAPGGGALAVMTVPGARTPPPETPPRKG; encoded by the coding sequence GTGCGACGTCTGTCGCTTCGTGCACGGCTCGGCCTGCTCGCCGCTGCCGCTGTGGCCGTCGCCGTGACGGGGGTCGCGGTCACGGCTTGGCTGCTCACGGAGCGGCAGCTCAACAGCCAGCTCGACTCCAACCTTCGTAGCGTGCAGGCCTCGCCCGCCTACATCCAAGGTCTGCTGAGGATGTGCCAGGTCCAAGAGCTTCCGACGGAGCAGAACAAGGGCGACCGCACGCCGACTCCGTACACGGTTCAAGTCGTCACCGGTGACGGGACCGTATGTACCGCTCCTGGAAGCTCCGCCATCAAGGTCGGCGCCGGTGACCTTGCGGTGGCTCTCGGACTCCGCGAAAACTCCTTGCACGATGCCGTGTCCGAAGAGGGACAGGCGATGCGCGTCGCGACGTCGCGCCCCGACAGCCTGCCCCAGATGAGCGGGAACTACGCGGTATCGATCGCGCAACCTCTGAGCGTGATTTCCAAGCCCTTGAACAGTCTCGCGTGGCTTCTCCTGGGGGTCGCCGGGGTGGGCGTCGTGGGTGCGGCCACCGCCGGGGTCGGTATCGCCCGTGCAGGACTGCGTCCCATGAAGCAGCTCATGGACGTCACCGAGCACATCGCCCGGACCGAGGACCTGTCGGTACGGATCCGGGTCGACGGTGACGACGAGATCGCACGCCTGGCGGAGTCCTTCAACGCGATGACAGCCGCTCTGGCCTCATCTCGGGAGCGGCAGCAGCAGTTGGTCGCGGATGCGGGACACGAGCTGCGAACACCCCTGACTTCCCTGCGGACGAACATCGAGCTGATGATGCGCAGCGAGAAGACGGGGAGGGAGCTTCCCCCCGATGTGCGCAGGGATCTGCTGTCTTCGGTGGAGGCGCAGATCACGGAACTGGCCGGCCTCATCGGTGACATCCAGGAGCTCTCCCGGCCGGACGCCGCGCCGGGTAGTGCGTCCATGCGGCTTGTCGCGCTTCACGAGGGGGCCGAGCGAGCCCTCGCACGGGCGAGACTTCGAGGTAAGGAACTGACGTTCACCTGCGAGCTGGAGGACTGGTTCGTCTGGGGTGAGCCCGCCGCTCTTGAACGCGCCATAGTGAACCTGCTGGACAACGCGGTGAAGTTCTCACCGGCCGGAGGCACGGTGTCGCTGCGCCTCCAAGGAGGCCGACTGTCGATCAAGGACGAGGGCCCGGGTGTCCCGCCGGACGAACTCCCGTATGTCTTCGAACGCTTCTGGCGTTCGCCCTCGGCCCGCAGCCTCCCCGGAAGCGGCCTCGGCCTGGCCATTGTCGCCAGGGCGGTACAGGCGTCCGGCGGGACCGTGGGCCTGCACCAGGCACCCGGCGGCGGCGCCCTGGCCGTCATGACCGTCCCAGGAGCCCGAACTCCGCCACCGGAAACCCCTCCGCGTAAGGGATGA
- a CDS encoding AEC family transporter translates to MQGVLSGFAVIAVVIGVGWLIGRRGSLGDQGREVLTGLAFQVATPALLFTTLARADLSVIFSSRLLVTALSTAAAAGVFVAFGVVRRWGVGRTTIGALCSSYVNSGNLGIPIAAYVLGDASLVAPVLLFQQIMVTPIALTILDLSGAGEKRALFGRLLTPLRNPIAVGSLSGVLVSATGVRIPGPVMDPITLIGNMSVPAVLLAYGISLHGSTAPGRGQDRRPVLLAVALKSAGQPLAAWALATSVFGLRGAPLLDVVVTSALPAAQNLFTYASRYRVAESLAREAILLSTLLSVPVLVAIAALLG, encoded by the coding sequence GTGCAGGGGGTGTTGAGCGGGTTCGCGGTCATCGCGGTCGTGATCGGCGTCGGCTGGCTGATCGGGCGCCGCGGCTCCCTCGGTGACCAGGGCCGCGAGGTGTTGACCGGGCTGGCCTTCCAAGTGGCCACCCCCGCCCTGCTGTTCACCACGCTCGCACGGGCCGACCTCTCGGTGATCTTCTCCAGCCGGCTGCTGGTGACGGCGCTGAGCACGGCCGCGGCGGCGGGCGTCTTCGTCGCTTTCGGCGTGGTGCGCCGCTGGGGCGTGGGCCGCACCACGATCGGCGCCCTGTGCTCCAGCTATGTCAACTCCGGCAACCTCGGCATCCCGATCGCCGCCTATGTCCTCGGCGACGCGTCCCTGGTGGCCCCGGTCCTGCTGTTCCAGCAGATCATGGTCACGCCGATCGCACTGACGATCCTGGATCTGTCGGGCGCGGGCGAGAAGCGCGCGCTGTTCGGACGCCTGCTCACCCCGCTGCGGAACCCGATCGCGGTGGGTTCACTGAGCGGGGTCCTGGTCTCGGCGACCGGCGTACGGATACCCGGACCGGTCATGGACCCGATCACCCTGATCGGCAATATGTCGGTCCCGGCCGTCCTGCTGGCCTACGGCATCTCCCTGCACGGCAGCACGGCCCCCGGCCGGGGCCAGGACCGCCGTCCGGTGCTGCTCGCGGTCGCCCTGAAGTCGGCGGGCCAGCCCCTGGCGGCCTGGGCCCTGGCGACGTCCGTCTTCGGCCTGCGCGGAGCACCCCTGCTGGACGTGGTGGTCACCTCGGCCCTCCCGGCCGCCCAGAACCTCTTCACCTACGCCTCCCGCTACCGCGTGGCCGAGTCACTGGCCCGCGAGGCCATCCTCCTGTCGACGCTCCTGTCGGTACCGGTCCTGGTGGCGATCGCGGCGCTGCTGGGGTGA
- a CDS encoding STAS domain-containing protein has protein sequence MDAGTPPAVLVLTGLVTRDQVPGLCDDVRARLGATGAGVVVCDVGGLGPPGLGTVDLLARLQLAARRAGGRIRLRDPAPSLCALLGLVGLSFELEGQVEQREPAPDVEEAVEPGDPAP, from the coding sequence ATGGATGCCGGGACACCACCTGCCGTGCTCGTGCTCACCGGTCTCGTCACACGGGACCAGGTGCCAGGGCTGTGCGACGACGTGCGGGCACGCCTCGGGGCCACCGGGGCCGGAGTGGTGGTGTGCGACGTCGGCGGGCTGGGACCGCCGGGACTCGGCACGGTCGACCTGCTGGCGCGGCTCCAGCTCGCCGCCCGGCGGGCCGGGGGCCGGATACGGCTGCGGGACCCGGCCCCCTCCCTGTGTGCGCTACTAGGTCTGGTCGGTCTGTCCTTCGAGCTGGAGGGGCAGGTCGAACAGCGGGAACCAGCGCCGGATGTCGAGGAAGCAGTGGAACCCGGTGATCCGGCCCCCTGA
- a CDS encoding sigma-70 family RNA polymerase sigma factor produces the protein MSDGTTTRDGLDARLEQHRVELTGYCYRMLGSSFEAEDAVQDTLVRAWRSFEKFEGRSSLRSWLYRIATNVCLDMLGAGGRRARPMDLTDSTPLARAVLSPRPDTTWLEPVPDARVLPAADDPEQAAVAKESVRLAFVAALQQLPPRQRAVLILREVLAWRASEVAELLGTSVASVNSALQRARATLAERSARGADAAVLDPLDQEQQALLERYVAAFEAYDMAALTALLHEDAVMTMPPFDLWLRGSSDITGFMTTLGSACAGSRLVPVRVNGLPGFAQYKPDPDSGGFTAWALQTLEISGGRITGFHCFLDIRRWFPLFDLPLQLEGQTDQT, from the coding sequence ATGAGTGACGGCACGACCACACGGGACGGCCTCGACGCCCGGCTGGAGCAGCACCGGGTGGAGCTGACGGGGTACTGCTACCGGATGCTGGGGTCCTCCTTCGAGGCCGAGGACGCGGTGCAGGACACCCTGGTGCGCGCCTGGCGGAGCTTCGAGAAGTTCGAGGGCCGCTCCTCGCTCCGCTCCTGGCTGTACCGGATCGCGACCAACGTCTGTCTGGACATGCTGGGCGCGGGCGGCAGACGGGCCCGCCCGATGGACCTCACCGACTCCACCCCGCTGGCCCGCGCCGTTCTCTCCCCCCGGCCCGACACCACCTGGCTGGAGCCGGTGCCCGACGCCCGGGTGCTGCCTGCGGCGGACGACCCGGAGCAGGCCGCGGTGGCGAAGGAGTCGGTGCGGCTCGCCTTCGTGGCCGCCCTGCAGCAGCTGCCGCCCCGGCAGCGCGCGGTGCTCATCCTGCGCGAGGTGCTGGCCTGGCGGGCGAGCGAGGTCGCCGAGCTGCTCGGCACCTCGGTCGCCTCGGTCAACAGCGCGCTGCAACGGGCCCGCGCGACCCTGGCCGAGCGAAGCGCGCGGGGTGCCGACGCCGCCGTCCTGGATCCCCTGGACCAGGAGCAGCAGGCGCTGCTCGAGCGCTATGTGGCGGCCTTCGAGGCGTACGACATGGCGGCGTTGACGGCCCTGCTGCACGAGGACGCGGTGATGACGATGCCGCCGTTCGATCTGTGGCTGCGCGGTTCCTCGGACATCACCGGTTTCATGACCACGCTCGGCTCCGCCTGCGCGGGCTCACGGCTGGTGCCGGTCCGGGTCAACGGCCTGCCGGGCTTCGCCCAGTACAAGCCGGACCCGGACAGCGGCGGCTTCACGGCCTGGGCGCTCCAGACCCTGGAGATATCAGGGGGCCGGATCACCGGGTTCCACTGCTTCCTCGACATCCGGCGCTGGTTCCCGCTGTTCGACCTGCCCCTCCAGCTCGAAGGACAGACCGACCAGACCTAG
- a CDS encoding MFS transporter: MPAVDTGASTTVDADAVTATDSPPAPGGPAADSRLTPGGPGYRRMSLALFLAGVATFALLYSTQALLPLVSRDFGASASAASWTVSAATGGLALFVLPMSALSERFGRRTVMTASLAVAVAVGLLVPFAPSMGALIALRAVQGAALAGLPASATAYLAEEVRPKALITAIGLFVAGNSVGGMSGRIITGWVAQEWGWRVSVGTIGVVAVGCAVAFRLLLPAPRHFTPGSLRPRVLARTVRDHLSDPLLCRLYAIGALFMTVFGGVYTVIGYRLTEEPFGLPQGIIGSIFLVYLVGTVSASTAGRLVGRLGRRGALYLAAGTTTTGLALSLASSLMLVLAGLVLITAGFFAGHAVASSAVSHTAKRGRAQAAALYQSAYYIGSSVGSALGAAAFHSGGWSGTVAIGVLAVLGVVTITVFGSRAARAAVAVRSA; the protein is encoded by the coding sequence ATGCCTGCCGTTGATACCGGGGCGTCCACCACCGTGGACGCCGACGCCGTCACCGCCACCGACTCCCCTCCCGCTCCGGGCGGCCCCGCCGCCGACTCCCGGCTGACCCCGGGCGGCCCCGGCTACCGCCGGATGAGCCTCGCCCTCTTCCTCGCGGGAGTGGCCACCTTCGCCCTCCTCTACTCCACCCAGGCCCTGCTGCCGCTCGTCTCCCGCGACTTCGGGGCGTCCGCCAGCGCGGCCAGCTGGACCGTGTCGGCCGCCACCGGTGGGCTGGCCCTGTTCGTCCTCCCCATGAGCGCCCTCTCCGAGCGGTTCGGACGGCGCACGGTGATGACCGCGTCCCTGGCGGTCGCGGTGGCGGTCGGTCTGCTGGTGCCCTTCGCCCCGTCGATGGGCGCACTGATCGCGCTCAGGGCCGTGCAGGGCGCGGCCCTGGCCGGGCTGCCGGCCTCCGCGACCGCCTATCTGGCCGAGGAGGTCCGCCCGAAGGCCCTGATCACGGCGATCGGACTGTTCGTGGCGGGCAACAGCGTGGGCGGGATGAGCGGCCGGATCATCACCGGCTGGGTCGCGCAGGAGTGGGGCTGGCGGGTCTCCGTCGGCACGATCGGCGTGGTCGCGGTCGGCTGCGCCGTCGCCTTCCGTCTGCTGCTCCCGGCGCCGCGGCACTTCACCCCCGGCTCGCTGCGTCCGCGGGTCCTGGCCCGCACGGTCCGCGACCATCTCTCCGACCCGCTGCTGTGCCGGCTGTATGCGATCGGCGCGCTGTTCATGACCGTCTTCGGCGGCGTCTACACGGTGATCGGCTACCGGCTGACGGAGGAACCGTTCGGGCTGCCGCAGGGCATCATCGGCTCGATCTTCCTGGTGTATCTGGTGGGCACGGTGTCGGCGTCGACCGCGGGCCGGCTGGTGGGCCGGCTGGGCCGCCGCGGGGCGCTCTATCTGGCGGCCGGCACCACGACCACGGGTCTGGCGCTGTCCCTGGCATCCTCCCTGATGCTGGTGCTGGCCGGTCTGGTGCTGATCACGGCGGGCTTCTTCGCGGGCCACGCGGTGGCCTCCTCGGCGGTCAGCCACACGGCGAAGCGGGGCCGCGCCCAGGCCGCCGCGCTCTACCAGTCGGCGTACTACATCGGCTCCAGCGTGGGCAGCGCCCTCGGCGCGGCGGCCTTCCACTCGGGCGGCTGGTCCGGGACGGTGGCCATCGGTGTGCTGGCGGTGCTCGGTGTGGTGACCATCACCGTCTTCGGCTCGCGGGCGGCCCGGGCGGCGGTGGCCGTGCGGTCCGCCTAG
- a CDS encoding LysR family transcriptional regulator encodes MVHQQRSVSRLSRNGDTRDGDDIVALLAPRLAYFAGVARTEHVTRAAREMQVPQSTLSRALVRLEQDLGVELFARRGRTVALTPAGRTFLASVERALAEVERAADEVRADADPATGKVAFGFLHTMGAETVPGLIHAFRADHPRVRFSLVQNYGEAMLEKLRAGELDLCLTSPVPDAPDLVARRLDEQKLRLVVPADHRLAGRRRIRLAEAAEEGFVTLEAGYGLRRITDDLCREAGFTPRVAFEGEEAETLRGLVAAGLGVALLPPPAVARPGVVELAVTAPRAVREIGVAWLEGHVDTPPVAAFKKFLLSRRGSLLPD; translated from the coding sequence ATGGTGCATCAGCAGAGGTCAGTGAGCAGGCTGTCACGCAACGGTGACACACGTGACGGAGACGACATCGTGGCGTTGCTCGCGCCGCGCCTGGCGTACTTCGCGGGAGTCGCCCGTACCGAGCACGTCACCCGTGCCGCGCGGGAGATGCAGGTCCCGCAGTCCACCCTGTCCCGCGCGCTGGTCCGGCTCGAACAGGACCTGGGCGTCGAGCTGTTCGCCCGCCGCGGCCGCACGGTCGCGCTCACCCCCGCCGGCCGGACGTTCCTCGCCTCCGTCGAGCGTGCCCTCGCGGAGGTCGAGCGGGCCGCCGACGAGGTGCGCGCCGACGCCGACCCGGCCACCGGCAAGGTCGCCTTCGGCTTTCTGCACACCATGGGTGCCGAGACGGTGCCCGGCCTCATCCACGCCTTCCGCGCCGACCATCCCCGCGTCCGCTTCAGCCTGGTCCAGAACTACGGCGAGGCGATGCTCGAGAAGCTGCGGGCGGGGGAACTCGACCTGTGTCTGACCTCCCCGGTGCCCGACGCCCCCGATCTGGTCGCCCGCCGGCTGGACGAGCAGAAGCTGCGGCTGGTCGTCCCCGCCGACCACCGGCTGGCGGGCCGTCGGCGCATCCGTCTCGCCGAGGCCGCCGAGGAGGGCTTTGTGACCCTCGAAGCCGGCTACGGACTGCGCCGCATCACCGACGACCTGTGTCGGGAGGCCGGGTTCACCCCGCGGGTCGCCTTCGAGGGCGAGGAGGCCGAGACCCTGCGGGGTCTGGTCGCGGCGGGCCTCGGCGTCGCCCTGCTGCCCCCGCCCGCCGTCGCCCGTCCCGGGGTCGTCGAACTGGCGGTCACCGCGCCACGGGCGGTGCGGGAGATCGGCGTCGCCTGGCTGGAGGGGCATGTCGACACCCCGCCGGTGGCCGCCTTCAAGAAGTTCCTGCTGTCCAGGAGGGGAAGCCTGCTGCCGGACTGA
- a CDS encoding alpha/beta hydrolase, whose protein sequence is MGQQATPVRTARLGRALGPVPTAVSGVVLLLPDGDEVSARRPFPLTAAASVGALGRRLVRAGAGEGLVVHVVHYRYRGWNGSEAHLSQDADWAADEVVRRYGDVPVCLVGRSMGGRAALRAAGHSAVNSVLALAPWLPEEDMAVSPEPVRQLGGRRVLIVHGTNDERTDPELSFRLAARAKKANRDICRFEVHSDGHGLHQYRSEVHALAEDFVMGALFGRAFSRPVQDALAAPPPLGLRMPLAAGFGKTLRR, encoded by the coding sequence ATGGGACAGCAAGCGACGCCGGTTCGCACGGCCCGGCTGGGGAGGGCGCTCGGTCCGGTGCCGACGGCGGTGAGCGGCGTGGTACTGCTGCTGCCCGACGGCGACGAGGTCTCCGCCCGCAGACCGTTCCCGCTCACGGCCGCCGCCTCGGTGGGCGCGCTCGGCCGCCGGCTGGTGCGCGCGGGAGCGGGCGAGGGCCTGGTCGTCCATGTGGTGCACTACCGCTACCGGGGCTGGAACGGCAGCGAGGCACATCTGTCGCAGGACGCCGACTGGGCCGCCGACGAGGTCGTACGACGCTACGGAGATGTGCCGGTCTGCCTCGTCGGCCGGAGCATGGGCGGCCGGGCCGCGCTCCGTGCGGCCGGGCACAGCGCCGTCAACTCGGTTCTGGCGCTCGCCCCTTGGCTCCCGGAGGAGGACATGGCGGTCTCCCCCGAACCGGTGCGGCAGCTCGGCGGACGACGGGTGCTGATCGTGCACGGCACCAATGACGAACGCACCGACCCGGAGCTGTCGTTCCGGCTGGCGGCGCGCGCGAAGAAGGCGAACCGCGACATCTGCCGCTTCGAAGTGCACTCCGACGGCCACGGTTTGCACCAATACCGCTCCGAAGTGCACGCGCTGGCCGAGGACTTCGTGATGGGTGCCCTGTTCGGACGGGCCTTCTCCCGCCCGGTGCAGGACGCGCTGGCCGCCCCGCCGCCACTGGGGCTGCGGATGCCGCTGGCGGCGGGGTTCGGGAAGACGCTGCGCAGATGA